Proteins encoded by one window of Vitis riparia cultivar Riparia Gloire de Montpellier isolate 1030 chromosome 11, EGFV_Vit.rip_1.0, whole genome shotgun sequence:
- the LOC117924736 gene encoding LOW QUALITY PROTEIN: photosystem II CP47 reaction center protein-like (The sequence of the model RefSeq protein was modified relative to this genomic sequence to represent the inferred CDS: deleted 1 base in 1 codon) → MDRTWTVVGVGGSPRVPSSRIPGEEDQVGPCEQLDALSPFNPLSEMRQKEGKSMDRPHRWAVKVGEGQSLILKTSILKTKESGGKGGKALRSWDQEIGSSRKKNAWILKCLGITNSWGGWSITGGTITNPGIWSYEGVAGAHIVFSGLCFLAAIWHWVYWDLEIFCDERTGKPSLDLPKIFGIHLFLSGLACFGFGAFHVTGLYGPGIWVSDPYGLTGKVQSVNPAWGVEGFDPFVPGGIASHHIAAGTLGILAGLFHLSVRPPQRLYKGLRMGNIETVLSSSIAAVFFAAFVVAGTMWYGSATTPIELFGPTRYQWDQGYFQQEIYRRVGAGLAENQSLSEAWSKIPEKLAFYDYIGNNPAKGGLFRAGSMDNGDGIVGTQLSLFTHHMWIRGFLMVGVVVQATIFMVRDYDPTTRYNDLLDRVLRHRDAIISHLNWACIFLGFHSFGLYIHNDTMSVLGHPQDMFLDTAIQLQLVFAQWIQNTHALAPGPMALGATAPGATTSTNLTWGGGDLVAVGGKVAFLPIPFFTTDNPK, encoded by the exons ATGGATCGTACATGGACGGTAGTTGGAGTCGGCGGCTCTCCTAGGGTTCCCTCATCTCGGATCCCTGGGGAAGAGGATCAAGTTGGCCCTTGCGAACAGCTTGATGCACTATCTCCCTTCAACCCTTTGAGCGAAATGCGgcaaaaggaaggaaaatccATGGACCGACCCCATC GTTGGGCAGTAAAGGTCGGAGAAGGGCAATCACTCATTCTTAAAACCAGCATTCTTAAGACCAAAGAGTCGGGCGGAAAAGGGGGGAAAGCTCTCCGTTCCTG GGACCAGGAGATTGGATCTAGCCGTAAGAAGAATGCTTG GATCTTAAAATGTTTAGGAATAACTAATTCATGGGGCGGTTGGAGTATCACAGGCGGGACTATAACGAATCCGGGTATTTGGAGTTACGAAGGTGTGGCCGGGGCACATATTGTGTTTTCTGGCTTGTGCTTCTTAGCAGCTATCTGGCATTGGGTGTATTGGGATCTAGAAATATTTTGTGATGAACGTACAGGAAAACCTTCTTTGGATTTGCCCAAGATCTTTGGAATTCATTTATTTCTATCAGGGTTGGCTTGCTTTGGTTTTGGCGCCTTTCATGTAACAGGCTTGTATGGTCCTGGAATCTGGGTGTCCGACCCTTATGGACTAACTGGAAAAGTACAATCTGTAAATCCAGCGTGGGGCGTGGAAGGTTTTGATCCTTTTGTTCCGGGAGGAATAGCCTCTCATCATATTGCAGCAGGTACATTGGGCATATTAGCAGGCCTATTCCATCTTAGTGTCCGTCCGCCTCAACGTCTATACAAAGGATTACGTATGGGAAATATTGAAACCGTCCTGTCCAGTAGTATTGCTGCTGTC TTTTTTGCAGCTTTTGTTGTTGCTGGAACTATGTGGTATGGTTCAGCAACTACCCCGATCGAATTATTTGGTCCCACTCGTTATCAATGGGATCAGGGATACTTCCAACAAGAAATATATCGAAGAGTTGGTGCTGGGCTAGCCGAAAATCAAAGTTTATCAGAAGCTTGGTCTAAAATTCCTGAAAAATTAGCCTTTTATGATTACATCGGCAATAATCCGGCAAAAGGGGGATTATTCAGAGCGGGTTCAATGGACAATGGGGATGGAATAGTTGGTACACAATTGTCATTATTCACACATCACATGTGGATTCGTGGATTTCTTATGGTTGGTGTTGTTGTGCAAGCAACCATTTTTATGGTAAGAGACTATGATCCAACTACTCGATACAACGATCTATTAGATCGTGTCCTTAGGCATCGTGATGCAATCATATCACATCTCAACTGGGCATGTATATTTCTAGGCTTTCACAGTTTTGGTTTGTATATTCATAATGATACCATGAGCGTTTTAGGGCATCCCCAAGATATGTTTTTAGATACTGCTATACAATTACAACTCGTCTTTGCTCAATGGATACAAAACACCCATGCCCTAGCACCTGGTCCAATGGCACTTGGTGCAACGGCTCCTGGTGCAACAACAAGCACCAATTTGACTTGGGGGGGTGGTGATTTAGTAGCAGTGGGTGGCAAAGTAGCTTTTTTGCCTATTCCTTTCTTTACTACCGAcaatccaaaataa